The proteins below come from a single Helianthus annuus cultivar XRQ/B unplaced genomic scaffold, HanXRQr2.0-SUNRISE HanXRQChr00c037, whole genome shotgun sequence genomic window:
- the LOC118489717 gene encoding protein SPEAR3-like gives MNYYGEYGSNDGSSSAGGSSSRKGKKSGADKPKQPQRGLGVAQLEKIRIHSQMGLLPQEDIRIQTAYSSSSSFSYTSPSTASFNTLQGHHSHMMGTGELERTNYVYGESQFASSNPRWDASYAQPAGISGHFISPELVENSLRKKIRKDQHDSGSQNSDSNGSQELDLELRLSL, from the exons ATGAACTATTATGGTGAATATGGTTCGAACGATGGATCATCGTCTGCGGGTGGATCGTCATCACGAAAAGGAAAAAAGAGCGGTGCAGATAAGCCGAAGCAGCCCCAAAGAGGTCTTGGTGTTGCTCAGTTAGAGAAGATTAGAATCCATAGCCAAATGGGCTTGCTTCCACAG GAGGATATAAGGATTCAAACAGcatattcatcatcatcttccttcTCATATACTTCACCATCTACTGCCTCATTCAATACTTTGCAAGGACACCATTCCCACATG ATGGGTACTGGTGAACTTGAAAGAACAAACTATGTATATGGTGAATCACAATTTGCTAGCAGCAATCCAAG ATGGGATGCAAGCTATGCACAACCTGCAGGCATAAGTGGACACTTTATTAGCCCAGAATTAGTAGAG AATTCATTGAGGAAGAAGATAAGGAAAGACCAACATGATTCAGGCAGTCAGAATTCAGATTCAAATGGTAGCCAAGAATTAGACTTGGAGCTAAGACTTTCTCTTTGA